A segment of the Penaeus monodon isolate SGIC_2016 chromosome 38, NSTDA_Pmon_1, whole genome shotgun sequence genome:
aacaaaagGATGATTCCATTCATAAGGATAGAAATATACACAGAATCATGGGAAAACTTCTTAAAAAGGTCAGTActtcaataaaaaatagtaaaaaagataaaaaaagacaatgatgaGGACGATTACCAAAATGCCGTACAACAATCTAAGCCAAACGTACGATAATCACAACAGCTTCATTCAGTGTTTACAAACTTGTTATTGACTCGCCAGGGAGAACGTCAATTTTCTCGTGTAATATTTCCCGAAAATTAGACAAAATTACGAAAAAGAAGAACGGCCTACTTATGGAGAGTAAGGAAGTGACCAATCTAAAACGACCGGTAGAAACAGCAGAAGAAGATGACGtacggaaagggaaaaagaagagggggaaggtacGTGTGTCGCGGGGGTCAGGCATTTTGGATCCAGTGTGAATGTTTCTTCAGaggttttaatgatttttttcttacaatttgaaTGGGGATGGTCAGATAAGGGGACGATTTGAGATGCTGTCGTGGAGGTGATTAGGTCTCACGTACTAAATTTGACGTACTACGTTATTTTTCACAAGATTTATAATTCGCTTTATAAGGCTTCCAAAATTGCTCTGGTACCCATAATCATCCTTCTAAACAATTGTTTTTATACAGTGGTTTTgtaggagagaaaaggatgcCCTACTGATTTCTTGATTAGATTAAATGTATATCTCACAGAATTCTTtgttatataaaaggtatatctGTAGAATTTTTGGTTATATTAACGAGATATCATTGCATTCTTGGTTATATCAATGGTATAGCATTGATTTGTTGGTTAGATTTAAAGTATATTTCACAAAATAACTATGTCACATGCCAAGGAAGCGGGTGTCATTGAACTGCCACTGGagtttactgtttatttttcacAGTTTTAGTCATTATTAactgataataaaggtaataatgacccAGGTAGTTGTGGAGGGCATGGAATATCCAAGTAAAGCCTGGGGCTAAAATTGAGAAAATACATGTTATAAAGAAGGCATTGATTCGTATAAGCTCCAGTATAGTGAGTTACATTTCCTTAATCCCTCTTCTGGTCCATGTTGGCTAATGTTGACTATAACTAAATCATATGCATAGTAGACATTATGAACAACATCCATACCAATTTGGTTAGTATGTGAATGAAGAATGAAGTAAATGGGAAACATTACCTGGAAATTTAATTaggttatttatttacttgtattcAGAGCTGTCCATAGTTATAGATGCCCTATAACTAGGCCTAAGATGGTcattttgggaatatatatattatgttagtttaccTCAATAACAGTACTTCTAAAGATATCTTAAACACAATCTTCTTAattacaagtgtgtatatatatatatgcttgtgtatatgtacatgtacatgatcTTTAACTATACATAGAAGCTGCAGTAGTAGATTTAGTGCTGTTTGAGATATTCACAGGACTGTATCAAGCAGAAATCCTGTACTACaagtcatgataataaaaggTTTGTGGATAGTTGTCAACACATAGTTAATGCTAGGACAGCTGTCGAGAATAACCCAAAGACGGGAAACTTCAGTACTGTATTGACAGCAGTTGTTGGTCTTGTATTGGGATTGGTTGTTTCATTCACTTTGTCTGTTTATTATAACCCCTTTGTATGCACATCTGTTTTGCCCAGTATCTAAATATCTCCAGAATTGGTATATGTGATTATCAAAGGGAAATTATTatgatgagaaaggaaaagaaggaagggccCTCATTTTGACTAATGATGGAGTAGATGGTGATACATGGCTATTATACATGGTGTATGTAAAATTcaaagtcaatatatatatattaacaaatatgaaCACTTTACTACACATTTAGTCCATTACAGCCTTCATATAACTGTAGATATGGAAAAGCTAAAAAGTAACTACACTCAAGGTGTTGCATTTCTTAAAAGATCATGAAACATGTTTTGGGGACTGTACAAAGGTCACTTGTTCTGACAAAGTCCTCATCTGTGAGATCTAATGTGAAATAGATGCTGATTCTATGGGGGTATTTACTGCACACTGAACCCTGCCCACAACTTGTTCAAgtttaagaatatatttattatttacaggcTGAAGTGGAGGAGGAACAGACCGCCACTGAAgtgaaagaggaagtgaaaacggagaagacggagaaggaagaggctGACGGAGAAGCGGAGCAGGATGACCCTACAGGTACTTAGTCCCAATATGGATTTGGCATTTTCTTTACATGTGGTTTTGATTCTTTTCTGTGTAATTTCAATTTCTCTAAGGAGCTGGAATTGTAGTTGGATATCAAAGGCGAGAAATTTTTGCTGTAGACTAGGGCTTCTATGTATGTGCAGTTTATATtgggttttgtaatatatattggaaattgtaatatatattggaAATAGGTGAAAGATGTAAAACATATAGGTCAGAGGTGAGTACTGCTACATTTTCTCAGATGCATATAtggttgaattatatatatatatatatatatatatatatatatatatatatatatataatatatatatacatatacatatacatatacatatacatatacatatacatatatacatatatacatatatacatatatacatatatatatatatatatatatatatatatatatatatatatatatataatatatatatatatatatatatatatatatataaataataatattcaaaatatagtatatataaaggaaaaccagattttatatgtataggtCAGGTACACTTGATGAAATATGTAATTACAGTCAGATATTGCATTGGTTCCACGTGAACTGTGAAATGCACTTATACAAGAATATACAGATACATCTGCATagttcccttttcccaaacccacaCTTGCTTTGCACTTATATGAacacccactcacacccacactcacactcacactcacactcacactcacactcacactcacactcacactcacactcacattcaatTCTTCAGATACACCCGCACACCCTCATCCCCATCcgcatccccatccccatccccatccccatccccatccctatccccaatgccaaccccatcccccatcccctatcccccatccccatccccgtacctacacctacacctacacccacacctacCCATACCGACATACACCCCCCACCatctaccccccccacacacagaaatGTAAACACCAAAATTCCCCccactatacacaaacacaggaaGAAACATATAAgcttagagaaaaaaaacaaaaaatgcatatcATGATTTGTATAATTCATCCAGTTGGCTTGGAAGGAGCCTCGTTCCAGAGTCGCATGCCCTCGGACAAGCTCACCACCCTGGAGGGATCGCTCTTCTCCGACATCGTGAAGAGCCCCCCTCCCACTCACCGGCTCTTCCTCCACATCAGGAACAGAATCGTGAGTGTTTGGGTGTTTGGACGTTGGGGGTCTGTGTTTATGGCACAGGTTAAGTTGCCCCGTTAGTTTGCGTAGTCATTTGTTTGTTGGTTATATTTCTGTGTTTGCTTGTTAGGATGATTTATTTGCTTCTTCTGTTTGATAGttgtttatttgtaattttttttgggggggaaggatgggataGCATATGTTTTTGAATTGCTTTTAGTgggaactaattttttttttaattattattatttatggattTGTTCATATGTTTTTGTTTGAGAAGAGAGCCATGCAAGTGTTTTTGATGAGATGCCATTATTGCCTTATGAATAAAACTGAaagaaatatagttatataaatatagatgttacTTTTATACTTTGCATTGCAACCAATTATAAATCACACCTCTCTCGAACTAGTTGCAAATGTGGCTTGAAAATCCTCTGCAAGAACTGACTTATGAAGGTGTCATGGCAAACCTCGAACAACCTTTCAACTCTGAGAGTGTGTTGTGTGCTCGCATCCATGCCTATCTAGAACGCCATGGGTACATCAACTTTGGCATCTTTAAGCGTGTGAAGGTTAGTGCTTTTAGAAGTTTATCATCGtcactgtcaccatcaccatcaccatcacatcatcaaatGAAATATGTCCAAAGGACAATTTTTACACAAAATGGAAAGATTTACCcgatttttcctccctcttccagcCATTGCCGCAGAAGAAGTATGGGAGCATCATTGTCATTGGTGCTGGCATTGCGGGACTAGCAGCTGCCCAACAACTCAATTCCTTTGGATTTGAAGTCATTGTGTTGGAGGCGAGGGTGAGTTCTCGATTCGTGGAGGATTTGCTTTTATGTTGTGTgccttgttatcttttttttttccctccatctcttatTTACTGTTTACTCCTCTTCCATCTGATTGCCTGTCTTGTCTtgttgctctcttcctctcttcctctgtattcTGTCTTGTTgtcctgtctcttctgtctcttgttctctctttctctctgttgtcgtctcttgtctcttctgtctctttctctcttctccattctctcgtctctcttctctctctctctcttctcctctctcctcttctctctctctcttctctttctctctctctctcttctctctctctctctcttctctctctctctctcttctcttctctctctctcctctctctctctctcttctctctctctctctctctctctcttctctccctctctcctctccctctccctctcccctctcccctccctccctccctctctccctcctctctctctctttctttctcttactcttactcttactcttactctttctttttctcttttcctcttcctctttccctctatttttgccctctctgttctttccccatcccctcttccttttcacctATTTTGCTCTCTTGCACTCTTCTGTTACATAGCACATTAGAAAAATTGTGGTTGAAACCATGCACCCCAACACTAACTAGGAAAATCATACCTGAAAGTTTTTCCGATTTGACAGGACCGGGTTGGGGGCAGGATTGCAACCTTCCGAAAGGGGGCATACATCGCTGACCTTGGAGCGATGGTGGTGACAGGTTTGGGAGGCAACCCCCTTAATGTCCTCTCCAAGCAGATCAACATGGAACTCATTTGTATCAAGCAGAAGTGCCCACTGTACGAATCCAACGGGAATACGGTGAGTTATTGTGTTGCACCTGTTAGTGTGGTTGATACTCTTCTCCTGTGGTCTAGTGCTTGAGTTCTGCTGAGTTCCAGGTCAGGAGTGATATATGAGGTGGATCTGTTTTTGAAGTTTGTGTCCTGAATGCTtcttataatgtacatataaaaatgaaagagtaaGTGCTGTTTTATTTTACAGGGAACAATTTCCTATATTCATAGGCATCTTTTCTCATCTTTGCAGGTGTTAAAGGATAAAGATGAGATGGTCGAGAGGGAATTTAATCGTCTCCTAGAAGCAACCAGCTTTTTGTCCCATCAGCTTGATTTCAATTACGTTGACAACCGCCCTATTAGTCTCGGAGAGGCGCTAGAGTGGGTTATCAAGTAAGTTGAAAAGAAGTGGCTAGTCTCGGTAAAtctgattaaagaaaatgaatacaaATGAATATGGTATTGCttggtttatggtgtgtgtgataCAGATGAAGTTATATTTTTGTGTGCTGTTCTATATAGAGTGTCatatgaatctgtgtgtgtgatataatgatattgatatcaagCTACTTTTAGAAAATTCCATCATAAtactttagttatatatatatatcttccttttacTATTTCTAAACTAGCTTGCAAGAAAAGAATGTTAAAGAAAAACAAGTTAATCATTGGAAAACAGTTGTCAAATTACAAGAGAAGCTCAAGACTGTTTTAAATAAGGTGAGTAGAGGTCTTAGTTCAGTTTATTTTGAAAAGTTATGAAAGTTTACTGATATTTTAGTGTTAtcatttaaacagtaaaaattgaTGTAATGTTTGAATTATTGTAAtgttcttatgatttttttttagatgcacACACTTCATGGAAAGATTGAAACCCTTCATAAAGAGCATGAACAGCTGAGCGAAAAGAGAAATTCCCGAAATATCACAAATGAATTTGTTTACCGCGTAAAGCTGCGGGAATTGCAGAATGCTTGCAAGGTAACCATGCGTATAATTTATGCCCTGCtaaaatgtgtgtgcatgcgtgtgtgtgtgcgtgtgtgtgcatgtgcgtgagtgtatgtgggtatgtgtttttatgatgatacatttttacatacacaaGAATATTTCTATTTCTCATCAAagtcaaaatacatatatatggacattttCATTGCttgctttatatattttagtCTTATAAAGGATATAGGACCAGGATATCAGGATTTAGAGGGAAGAGTCATATATAACCATAGAAGAAAGAGATCCAGCATCAGAGCAAAgcaaagtaaataagaaaaaaatatatctacaaaatGAATTcacttttg
Coding sequences within it:
- the LOC119596469 gene encoding lysine-specific histone demethylase 1A-like isoform X1; this encodes MESKEVTNLKRPVETAEEDDVRKGKKKRGKAEVEEEQTATEVKEEVKTEKTEKEEADGEAEQDDPTVGLEGASFQSRMPSDKLTTLEGSLFSDIVKSPPPTHRLFLHIRNRILQMWLENPLQELTYEGVMANLEQPFNSESVLCARIHAYLERHGYINFGIFKRVKPLPQKKYGSIIVIGAGIAGLAAAQQLNSFGFEVIVLEARDRVGGRIATFRKGAYIADLGAMVVTGLGGNPLNVLSKQINMELICIKQKCPLYESNGNTVLKDKDEMVEREFNRLLEATSFLSHQLDFNYVDNRPISLGEALEWVINLQEKNVKEKQVNHWKTVVKLQEKLKTVLNKMHTLHGKIETLHKEHEQLSEKRNSRNITNEFVYRVKLRELQNACKEWDQLVEQQREIEDKLQELEASSPSDVYLSSRDRQILDWHFANLEFANATPLHNLSLKHWDQDDDFEFSGSHLTVRNGYSCVPVALSEGLDIRLNTAVRKILYTNTGVEVTVSNARNHSNPATLKADAVLCTLPLGVLKQSVIANQNAPHTVTFSPPLPQWKVDAISRLGFGNLNKVVLCFDRVFWDPNANLFGHVGSTTASRGELFLFWYLYRAPVLLALVAGEAAAIMENVSDDVIVGRCIAVLKGIFGNSSVPQPKETVVTRWRADPWSRGSYSFVSTGASGNDYDILATPISPHQANQNPQNSQNSNEAPSPPPRLFFGGEHTIRNYPATVHGALLSGLREAGRIADQFLGCPYAAPSSPPTNGTAKIET
- the LOC119596469 gene encoding lysine-specific histone demethylase 1A-like isoform X2, giving the protein MESKEVTNLKRPVETAEEDDVRKGKKKRGKAEVEEEQTATEVKEEVKTEKTEKEEADGEAEQDDPTGASFQSRMPSDKLTTLEGSLFSDIVKSPPPTHRLFLHIRNRILQMWLENPLQELTYEGVMANLEQPFNSESVLCARIHAYLERHGYINFGIFKRVKPLPQKKYGSIIVIGAGIAGLAAAQQLNSFGFEVIVLEARDRVGGRIATFRKGAYIADLGAMVVTGLGGNPLNVLSKQINMELICIKQKCPLYESNGNTVLKDKDEMVEREFNRLLEATSFLSHQLDFNYVDNRPISLGEALEWVINLQEKNVKEKQVNHWKTVVKLQEKLKTVLNKMHTLHGKIETLHKEHEQLSEKRNSRNITNEFVYRVKLRELQNACKEWDQLVEQQREIEDKLQELEASSPSDVYLSSRDRQILDWHFANLEFANATPLHNLSLKHWDQDDDFEFSGSHLTVRNGYSCVPVALSEGLDIRLNTAVRKILYTNTGVEVTVSNARNHSNPATLKADAVLCTLPLGVLKQSVIANQNAPHTVTFSPPLPQWKVDAISRLGFGNLNKVVLCFDRVFWDPNANLFGHVGSTTASRGELFLFWYLYRAPVLLALVAGEAAAIMENVSDDVIVGRCIAVLKGIFGNSSVPQPKETVVTRWRADPWSRGSYSFVSTGASGNDYDILATPISPHQANQNPQNSQNSNEAPSPPPRLFFGGEHTIRNYPATVHGALLSGLREAGRIADQFLGCPYAAPSSPPTNGTAKIET